GGCGTCGTCCAGGAGGCTGGCTACAGTATCCAAAATGCGGAGGGCAAGGTCTATGGTCGGAGCAGCATGACGAGAGTTCTCGAGCAATCCATCAATACGGGGGTCATGTATGTCGAGCGACTCGTCGGACACGCGGGGTTTCGGGATAGCCTCCGACGTTTCGGTTTCGGTGCGAAGACTGGTATCCGGCTGCCGGCTGAAAATTCAGGCAACTTGCGTAATCTCGACAATCTGAAATCGACGATTCAGTTCATGACAGCCTCGTTCGGACAGGGGATCACCGTGACACCTCTGCAACTCGCTATGGCCTATGGTGTCCTCGCCAATGACGGCATCCTGATGAAACCAGAGATTGTTGATCGGACTATCAATCGTGAGGGCCAGGCTCAGGCAATCGAGCCAGAAGAAGTACGCCGAGTTCTCTCCCAAGACACCGCGCGGCAGATGGGGGAAATGCTCCGGAGTGTGGTCGTCAACGGTCATGGCAAACGGGCGGATGTCCCGGGGTACCTCGTCGGTGGCAAGACGGGGACGGCTCAGGTCGCCAAATCGGGATCGAAGGGGTATGACGAAAACATCACCATCGGCTCCTTCGCTGGCTATGCACCGATCAATGATCCGCGCTTCGTCGTCGTCGTGAAGTTTGACAACCCCAAAGATGTGCAGTGGGCGGAATCGAGCGCTGCGCCGACCTTTGGTGCGATCATGCAGTTTCTCCTCTCCTATGCTAAAGTACCGACGACTGAAGTGATAAAGCAATGACCGTTATGACATACAGTACGCGCCTGAAAATGAAACTCGCTGCCGGACTCGGGATGCTCGCCCGGATGGTGCTCCGTGCCCGCAAGCCGATCGTGGTCGGCATCACCGGTTCGGTGGGAAAAAGTTCGGCCAAAGAGGCGATCGCCCTCGTCCTGGCGAAGAACTACACTGTCCGGTATTCCCCGGGCAACTATAATAATGAGTTCGGACTCCCCGCAGCGATCCTTGGTATCCCGAGCCCGGGTCGGTCGCTGGCGCTTTGGATCGGATCCGTCCTCCATACCGTGGCGATCACCTGTCATCTCGAGTCTTATCCGGAGGTACTCGTTCTCGAGATGGGTGTCGATCACCCCGGGGACATGGACTACCTTCTGGGGATTGTCCAGCCGGATATCGCGGTGCTGACCCGGATCGCGGAAAGCCATCTTGCAAATTTTGAGAGTCTCGCCCATATCGCCAAAGAAAAAGGCAAACTCATCGCCGCCCTGCCCGACGAAGGCTTTGCGGTGCTCAATGCCGATGATGAACGGGTCATGCAGCAGAACGAACGGACCCACGGCAAGATCATTTCCTATGGCTTCAATCCGACGGCGACCCTGGTGGCGGATAATATCCGGCTGCTACAAGAAGGCGGCCGGATCGAAGGATTGTCTTTCAAGCTCAATTCAGGTGGGAAGAGTATCCCGGTCCGTCTCCCGTCGGTCATCGCGCGGCACCATCTGTCGGCGGTGCTGTCGGCCGCCGCGGTCGGTATGGCACTCCGGATGAATCTCGTCGATATCGCATCGGCTCTCACCGGATTCAAACCACTGCCGGGGCGAATGAGCCTCCTCTCGGGTGATGGTGACACCAGTATCATTGACGATACCTACAACGCTTCCCGGGTCTCGACAGAGGCCGCACTCGCGACGGTCCGTGAGATCATCGCACCTCGAAAGGTCGTCATCCTTGGCGATATGCTGGAAATCGGGCCGGAGTCGGATGAGGCGCATCGAGCACTCCGGGACGCCGTCATTGCGAGCGGTGCCACGGTCTTTGTCGGTGTTGGACAGCATATGCGTTTTCTTGCGGATGCCCTGCGTGGTACGAACTTCCCCGAAAAGGGCATCTTCCATTTTCCTGATCCCGCTACAGCTGCGGAACGGATCAGTGGACTGGTGCGGCCAAGCGACCTTATCTTGGTGAAGGGGTCTCAAGGGCTCCGGATGGAGTTCGTGACCACACAGCTCCTCGGGGAACGAGACCAGCGCGACCAATCTGCACTGCTCTGCCGTCAGTCAGCCGCTTGGCGGTCGACGCCGTTCACTCCTCCCGAGGAATGGCACTAGCGTCTATCGAGGGGGCGCTCGCCCTGGACAAGGAATTGAATTTTCAGGATGCTTGGCATAAAATAGAAGCGTAACCTTAACTCACTCTAGGACGTGTATGACAGACGAAGCACGAGACAAGGAATTCATCGAGTACGTCGTGAAGATGCTGGTTGATAATCCAGACAGCGTGAAGGTGGATCGAAAAGTCGACGAAATGGGCGTGCTCATCACACTCGATGTCCATGCCGACGACATGGGGATGGTGATCGGGCGTGAGGGCATGACGGCCAAAGCACTCCGGACGCTCCTCCGAGTGATCGGCGCTCGTAATAGTGCGCGGGTCAATCTGAAGATTAATGAACCGGAAGGCGGTCAGCGGCATGAGCGGAAACGCGAAGAACCCGTCGAGGCACCAGTCAGTCCGAACGAGCCGTTTGAGCACGTGGTCCAGCCGACCCCGGCCCCCCGCTCGCTCGAGGACGTGATGAATGACATCAAACTGTAGGAAATAGAAAGGCGCCCGGAGATGAAACTCGGGTGCTTTTTCGTTTCCTGGAGATAGGGTAGGATGAAGGCAAATGATCTGATTATTCTTATGAATGTGACGAAAGCCGATATTGAAGGATTACTTGTTGTTGAACCGGATATTTTTCGCGACGATCGGGGTTATTTCCTCGAATCCTATAATAGTGACCGCTACCGGGAAGCAGGAATCCCGGATGTGTTTGTTCAGGATAACGTGTCGGTTTCGAAAAAAGGTGTAATTCGTGGGCTACACTACCAGACGCCGCCCTTTGCCCAGGGAAAACTGGTTTCGGTGCTCCGCGGCCGCGTCTTGGATGTGGTAGTCGATATCCGGACTGGTTCGCCGACCTTTGGCCGGTACGTCGCGGTGGAACTCTCAGCCGAGAATCATCGTCAGTTCTGGATCCCGGCTGGATTCGCGCATGGCTTCATCGCGCTCGAGGACGATACGATCTTCACCTACAAGGTGACGAACGTCTATGACAAGGAATCCGACCGAGGTGTGCGTTGGAACGATCCAGCGCTCGGTATCGCGTGGCCAACTGAAGTTCCACCGATCGTTTCAGAGAAAGACACAAAACTCCCACTCCTCAAAGACATCGCACAGGAGTTCGTATGGGAAAGCTAAGAAGCTAACGAAGCTGCAAGCTATGAAGCTATTAGTCACTGGCGGGGCGGGATTTATCGGCTCCAACTTCATTCACCATATCCTCGATACCTATCCTGGGGACAGTGTCGTCAATCTCGACCTGCTCACATATGCGGGCAACCTGGAAAACGTCGCGAAGTATACTGATGACCC
This is a stretch of genomic DNA from Candidatus Moraniibacteriota bacterium. It encodes these proteins:
- a CDS encoding UDP-N-acetylmuramoyl-tripeptide--D-alanyl-D-alanine ligase, whose amino-acid sequence is MTYSTRLKMKLAAGLGMLARMVLRARKPIVVGITGSVGKSSAKEAIALVLAKNYTVRYSPGNYNNEFGLPAAILGIPSPGRSLALWIGSVLHTVAITCHLESYPEVLVLEMGVDHPGDMDYLLGIVQPDIAVLTRIAESHLANFESLAHIAKEKGKLIAALPDEGFAVLNADDERVMQQNERTHGKIISYGFNPTATLVADNIRLLQEGGRIEGLSFKLNSGGKSIPVRLPSVIARHHLSAVLSAAAVGMALRMNLVDIASALTGFKPLPGRMSLLSGDGDTSIIDDTYNASRVSTEAALATVREIIAPRKVVILGDMLEIGPESDEAHRALRDAVIASGATVFVGVGQHMRFLADALRGTNFPEKGIFHFPDPATAAERISGLVRPSDLILVKGSQGLRMEFVTTQLLGERDQRDQSALLCRQSAAWRSTPFTPPEEWH
- a CDS encoding KH domain-containing protein; amino-acid sequence: MTDEARDKEFIEYVVKMLVDNPDSVKVDRKVDEMGVLITLDVHADDMGMVIGREGMTAKALRTLLRVIGARNSARVNLKINEPEGGQRHERKREEPVEAPVSPNEPFEHVVQPTPAPRSLEDVMNDIKL
- the rfbC gene encoding dTDP-4-dehydrorhamnose 3,5-epimerase — protein: MNVTKADIEGLLVVEPDIFRDDRGYFLESYNSDRYREAGIPDVFVQDNVSVSKKGVIRGLHYQTPPFAQGKLVSVLRGRVLDVVVDIRTGSPTFGRYVAVELSAENHRQFWIPAGFAHGFIALEDDTIFTYKVTNVYDKESDRGVRWNDPALGIAWPTEVPPIVSEKDTKLPLLKDIAQEFVWES